The following coding sequences lie in one Clarias gariepinus isolate MV-2021 ecotype Netherlands chromosome 27, CGAR_prim_01v2, whole genome shotgun sequence genomic window:
- the hmbox1b gene encoding homeobox-containing protein 1 isoform X2, which translates to MSQYTDEPRFTIEQIDLLQRLRRSGMTKPEIVHALDTLERLDREHGDKFGRRGSASSSCGPAPSVSDPAPSQAATTSERSTSHMAVCTATTATQTQFLSPSPSNSYATSPPVSLVAVTQNGTPNGKLSPPRYPAGNAAAAVAVRPYGFDGTEEEMDVDDKVEDLMRRDSSLVKEEIKAFLANRRISQAVVAQVTGISQSRISHWLLQQGSDLSEQKKRAFYRWYQLEKTTPGATLNMRPAPVTLDEIEWRQTPPPISSATGSFRLRRGSRFTWRKECLAVMESYFNDNQYPDEAKREEIANACNAVIQKPGKKLSDFERVTSLKVYNWFANRRKEIKRRATIEATILESHGIDVQSPGGHSNSDDIDGNDYTEQACDLPYFEKRQLARPFGFYRLEPTSPTQDDSANHADHQDPISLAVEMAAVNHSILALSRPGGVASDIKTEALDDD; encoded by the exons ATGTCCCAGTACACAGACGAGCCGCGCTTCACCATCGAGCAGATCGATCTGCTGCAGCGGCTGCGACGGAGTGGCATGACCAAGCCAGAGATCGTCCATGCACTGGACACGCTGGAGCGTCTTGACCGCGAGCATGGAGACAAGTTTGGGCGCCGTGGCtccgcctcctcctcctgcgGCCCTGCTCCGTCCGTATCCGACCCCGCCCCCTCACAGGCCGCCACCACCAGTGAACGTTCCACCTCCCACATGGCTGTGTGTACTGCCACCACCGCCACACAGACTCAGTTTCTCTCCCCATCACCGAGCAACAGCTACGCCACCTCGCCACCCGTCTCACTGGTTGCTGTGACGCAAAACGGGACTCCTAACGGAAAACTGTCTCCACCTCGTTACCCGGCAGGAAACGCGGCGGCAGCGGTGGCGGTGAGGCCGTATGGGTTCGATGGGACTGAGGAAGAGATGGACGTTGACGACAAGGTGGAGGACCTGATGAG GAGGGACAGCAGTTTGGTAAAGGAGGAGATCAAAGCTTTTCTGGCTAACCGGCGTATCTCTCAGGCAGTGGTGGCCCAGGTCACTG gAATCAGTCAGAGTCGGATCTCTCACTGGCTCCTACAGCAGGGATCTGATCTGAGCGAGCAGAAGAAGAGAGCCTTCTATCGCTGGTACCAGCTGGAAAAGACCACTCCAG gtgctACTTTGAACATGCGTCCTGCCCCAGTGACCCTGGATGAAATTGAGTGGCGGCAAACTCCACCCCCAATAAGTTCGGCCACAGGCAGCTTCCGTCTGCGCAGAGGCAGCCGCTTCACCTGGAGGAAGGAGTGTCTTGCTGTGATGGAAAG CTACTTCAATGACAACCAGTATCCTGATGAAGCTAAAAGAGAGGAGATCGCCAATGCCTGCAATGCTGTAATACAAAAACCAG GGAAAAAGCTGTCTGATTTCGAGCGAGTGACATCCTTGAAGGTCTACAACTGGTTTGCTAACCGGCGCAAAGAGATCAAGAGGAGGGCCACTATTg AAGCCACAATCCTGGAGAGTCACGGGATTGACGTGCAGAGCCCGGGAGGACACTCCAACAGCGATGACATCGATGGCAACGACTACACCGAGCAG GCTTGTGATTTGCCCTACTTCGAGAAGAGACAGTTGGCGCGGCCATTCGGTTTCTACAGGCTCGAGCCGACATCGCCAACCCAG GACGACAGCGCTAACCATGCAGACCATCAGGATCCCATCTCCCTCGCCGTGGAGATGGCAGCCGTCAATCATAGTATCTTGGCTCTGTCTCGCCCGGGTGGTGTGGCCAGCGATATCAAAACCGAGGCGCTGGATGACGACTGA
- the hmbox1b gene encoding homeobox-containing protein 1 isoform X3, producing MSQYTDEPRFTIEQIDLLQRLRRSGMTKPEIVHALDTLERLDREHGDKFGRRGSASSSCGPAPSVSDPAPSQAATTSERSTSHMAVCTATTATQTQFLSPSPSNSYATSPPVSLVAVTQNGTPNGKLSPPRYPAGNAAAAVAVRPYGFDGTEEEMDVDDKVEDLMRRDSSLVKEEIKAFLANRRISQAVVAQVTGISQSRISHWLLQQGSDLSEQKKRAFYRWYQLEKTTPGATLNMRPAPVTLDEIEWRQTPPPISSATGSFRLRRGSRFTWRKECLAVMESYFNDNQYPDEAKREEIANACNAVIQKPGKKLSDFERVTSLKVYNWFANRRKEIKRRATIATILESHGIDVQSPGGHSNSDDIDGNDYTEQACDLPYFEKRQLARPFGFYRLEPTSPTQDDSANHADHQDPISLAVEMAAVNHSILALSRPGGVASDIKTEALDDD from the exons ATGTCCCAGTACACAGACGAGCCGCGCTTCACCATCGAGCAGATCGATCTGCTGCAGCGGCTGCGACGGAGTGGCATGACCAAGCCAGAGATCGTCCATGCACTGGACACGCTGGAGCGTCTTGACCGCGAGCATGGAGACAAGTTTGGGCGCCGTGGCtccgcctcctcctcctgcgGCCCTGCTCCGTCCGTATCCGACCCCGCCCCCTCACAGGCCGCCACCACCAGTGAACGTTCCACCTCCCACATGGCTGTGTGTACTGCCACCACCGCCACACAGACTCAGTTTCTCTCCCCATCACCGAGCAACAGCTACGCCACCTCGCCACCCGTCTCACTGGTTGCTGTGACGCAAAACGGGACTCCTAACGGAAAACTGTCTCCACCTCGTTACCCGGCAGGAAACGCGGCGGCAGCGGTGGCGGTGAGGCCGTATGGGTTCGATGGGACTGAGGAAGAGATGGACGTTGACGACAAGGTGGAGGACCTGATGAG GAGGGACAGCAGTTTGGTAAAGGAGGAGATCAAAGCTTTTCTGGCTAACCGGCGTATCTCTCAGGCAGTGGTGGCCCAGGTCACTG gAATCAGTCAGAGTCGGATCTCTCACTGGCTCCTACAGCAGGGATCTGATCTGAGCGAGCAGAAGAAGAGAGCCTTCTATCGCTGGTACCAGCTGGAAAAGACCACTCCAG gtgctACTTTGAACATGCGTCCTGCCCCAGTGACCCTGGATGAAATTGAGTGGCGGCAAACTCCACCCCCAATAAGTTCGGCCACAGGCAGCTTCCGTCTGCGCAGAGGCAGCCGCTTCACCTGGAGGAAGGAGTGTCTTGCTGTGATGGAAAG CTACTTCAATGACAACCAGTATCCTGATGAAGCTAAAAGAGAGGAGATCGCCAATGCCTGCAATGCTGTAATACAAAAACCAG GGAAAAAGCTGTCTGATTTCGAGCGAGTGACATCCTTGAAGGTCTACAACTGGTTTGCTAACCGGCGCAAAGAGATCAAGAGGAGGGCCACTATTg CCACAATCCTGGAGAGTCACGGGATTGACGTGCAGAGCCCGGGAGGACACTCCAACAGCGATGACATCGATGGCAACGACTACACCGAGCAG GCTTGTGATTTGCCCTACTTCGAGAAGAGACAGTTGGCGCGGCCATTCGGTTTCTACAGGCTCGAGCCGACATCGCCAACCCAG GACGACAGCGCTAACCATGCAGACCATCAGGATCCCATCTCCCTCGCCGTGGAGATGGCAGCCGTCAATCATAGTATCTTGGCTCTGTCTCGCCCGGGTGGTGTGGCCAGCGATATCAAAACCGAGGCGCTGGATGACGACTGA
- the hmbox1b gene encoding homeobox-containing protein 1 isoform X1, with product MSQYTDEPRFTIEQIDLLQRLRRSGMTKPEIVHALDTLERLDREHGDKFGRRGSASSSCGPAPSVSDPAPSQAATTSERSTSHMAVCTATTATQTQFLSPSPSNSYATSPPVSLVAVTQNGTPNGKLSPPRYPAGNAAAAVAVRPYGFDGTEEEMDVDDKVEDLMRRDSSLVKEEIKAFLANRRISQAVVAQVTGISQSRISHWLLQQGSDLSEQKKRAFYRWYQLEKTTPGATLNMRPAPVTLDEIEWRQTPPPISSATGSFRLRRGSRFTWRKECLAVMESYFNDNQYPDEAKREEIANACNAVIQKPGKKLSDFERVTSLKVYNWFANRRKEIKRRATIGSFFQEATILESHGIDVQSPGGHSNSDDIDGNDYTEQACDLPYFEKRQLARPFGFYRLEPTSPTQDDSANHADHQDPISLAVEMAAVNHSILALSRPGGVASDIKTEALDDD from the exons ATGTCCCAGTACACAGACGAGCCGCGCTTCACCATCGAGCAGATCGATCTGCTGCAGCGGCTGCGACGGAGTGGCATGACCAAGCCAGAGATCGTCCATGCACTGGACACGCTGGAGCGTCTTGACCGCGAGCATGGAGACAAGTTTGGGCGCCGTGGCtccgcctcctcctcctgcgGCCCTGCTCCGTCCGTATCCGACCCCGCCCCCTCACAGGCCGCCACCACCAGTGAACGTTCCACCTCCCACATGGCTGTGTGTACTGCCACCACCGCCACACAGACTCAGTTTCTCTCCCCATCACCGAGCAACAGCTACGCCACCTCGCCACCCGTCTCACTGGTTGCTGTGACGCAAAACGGGACTCCTAACGGAAAACTGTCTCCACCTCGTTACCCGGCAGGAAACGCGGCGGCAGCGGTGGCGGTGAGGCCGTATGGGTTCGATGGGACTGAGGAAGAGATGGACGTTGACGACAAGGTGGAGGACCTGATGAG GAGGGACAGCAGTTTGGTAAAGGAGGAGATCAAAGCTTTTCTGGCTAACCGGCGTATCTCTCAGGCAGTGGTGGCCCAGGTCACTG gAATCAGTCAGAGTCGGATCTCTCACTGGCTCCTACAGCAGGGATCTGATCTGAGCGAGCAGAAGAAGAGAGCCTTCTATCGCTGGTACCAGCTGGAAAAGACCACTCCAG gtgctACTTTGAACATGCGTCCTGCCCCAGTGACCCTGGATGAAATTGAGTGGCGGCAAACTCCACCCCCAATAAGTTCGGCCACAGGCAGCTTCCGTCTGCGCAGAGGCAGCCGCTTCACCTGGAGGAAGGAGTGTCTTGCTGTGATGGAAAG CTACTTCAATGACAACCAGTATCCTGATGAAGCTAAAAGAGAGGAGATCGCCAATGCCTGCAATGCTGTAATACAAAAACCAG GGAAAAAGCTGTCTGATTTCGAGCGAGTGACATCCTTGAAGGTCTACAACTGGTTTGCTAACCGGCGCAAAGAGATCAAGAGGAGGGCCACTATTg GGTCTTTTTTCCAAGAAGCCACAATCCTGGAGAGTCACGGGATTGACGTGCAGAGCCCGGGAGGACACTCCAACAGCGATGACATCGATGGCAACGACTACACCGAGCAG GCTTGTGATTTGCCCTACTTCGAGAAGAGACAGTTGGCGCGGCCATTCGGTTTCTACAGGCTCGAGCCGACATCGCCAACCCAG GACGACAGCGCTAACCATGCAGACCATCAGGATCCCATCTCCCTCGCCGTGGAGATGGCAGCCGTCAATCATAGTATCTTGGCTCTGTCTCGCCCGGGTGGTGTGGCCAGCGATATCAAAACCGAGGCGCTGGATGACGACTGA